A region of Streptomyces halobius DNA encodes the following proteins:
- a CDS encoding acyl-CoA mutase large subunit family protein, with translation MAREPGSVRYNESGLPIKPVYGPEALAGWDPERRLGAPGAYPFTRGVYPSMYTGRPWTMRQYAGFGTARESNARYRQLIAHGTTGLSVAFDLPTQMGHDSDKPIAAGEVGKVGVAVDSVEDMRVLFGGIPLDRVSTSMTINAPAALLLLLYQLVGEEEGVAGDQLTGTIQNDVLKEYIARGTYIFPPKPSLRLIADIFKYCRAEIPKWNTISISGYHMAEAGASPAQEIAFTLANGVEYVRTAVAAGMDVDDFAPRLSFFFVSRTTLLEEVAKFRAARRIWARVMKEEFGARNPKSLMLRFHTQTAGVQLTAQQPEVNLVRVAVQGLAAVLGGTQSLHTNSFDEAIALPTDKAARLALRTQQVLAYETDVTATVDPFAGSYAVESMTDEVEAAAVALMARVEELGGAVAAIERGLQKGEIERNAYRIAQETDAGERVVVGVNRFQLDEEEPYEPLRVDPAIEAQQVERLAVLRHRRNEPAVTAALDALKKAAEGSGNVLYPMREALRARATVGEVCDALRGVWGTYVPTNAF, from the coding sequence ATGGCGCGCGAGCCGGGCAGTGTGCGGTACAACGAGAGCGGTCTGCCCATCAAGCCCGTCTACGGGCCGGAGGCGCTGGCCGGCTGGGATCCGGAGCGCCGGCTCGGCGCCCCCGGCGCATATCCCTTCACCCGCGGCGTCTATCCGTCGATGTATACCGGTCGGCCCTGGACGATGCGCCAGTACGCGGGCTTCGGCACCGCGCGGGAATCCAACGCCCGCTACCGGCAGCTGATCGCCCACGGCACCACCGGACTGTCGGTCGCCTTCGACCTGCCGACGCAGATGGGCCACGACTCGGACAAGCCCATCGCGGCGGGCGAGGTCGGCAAGGTCGGAGTGGCCGTCGACTCCGTCGAGGACATGCGGGTGCTCTTCGGCGGGATTCCGTTGGACCGGGTCTCCACCTCCATGACCATCAACGCCCCCGCCGCCCTTCTCCTGCTCCTCTACCAACTCGTGGGCGAGGAAGAAGGGGTGGCGGGTGATCAGCTGACCGGCACCATCCAGAACGACGTCCTGAAGGAATACATCGCGCGGGGCACCTACATCTTCCCGCCCAAGCCCTCCCTCCGCCTCATCGCGGATATCTTCAAATACTGCCGGGCCGAGATCCCCAAATGGAACACCATCTCCATCTCCGGTTACCACATGGCGGAGGCCGGCGCCTCGCCCGCGCAGGAAATCGCGTTCACCCTCGCCAATGGGGTGGAGTACGTCCGCACCGCGGTCGCCGCCGGTATGGACGTCGACGACTTCGCGCCCCGTCTCTCCTTCTTCTTCGTCTCCCGTACGACGCTTCTCGAAGAAGTCGCCAAATTCCGTGCGGCGCGGCGCATTTGGGCACGCGTCATGAAGGAGGAATTCGGCGCCCGGAATCCGAAATCACTCATGCTGCGCTTCCATACGCAGACCGCGGGCGTCCAGCTCACCGCCCAGCAGCCGGAGGTGAATCTGGTCCGGGTGGCCGTCCAGGGCCTGGCCGCGGTCCTCGGCGGCACCCAGTCACTGCACACCAACTCCTTCGACGAGGCCATCGCACTGCCGACGGACAAGGCGGCCCGGCTCGCGCTGCGCACCCAGCAGGTGCTCGCGTACGAGACCGATGTCACCGCCACCGTCGACCCGTTCGCCGGTTCCTACGCCGTCGAGTCGATGACGGACGAGGTGGAGGCCGCGGCGGTCGCGCTGATGGCGCGGGTCGAGGAGCTGGGCGGGGCGGTGGCCGCCATCGAACGCGGCTTGCAGAAGGGCGAGATCGAGCGCAACGCGTATCGCATCGCACAGGAGACGGACGCCGGCGAACGGGTCGTGGTCGGCGTCAACCGTTTCCAGCTGGACGAGGAGGAGCCCTACGAACCGCTGCGCGTCGACCCGGCGATCGAGGCCCAGCAGGTCGAGCGGCTGGCCGTGCTGCGGCACCGCCGCAACGAGCCGGCGGTGACCGCCGCGCTGGACGCCCTGAAGAAGGCCGCCGAGGGCAGCGGCAACGTGCTGTACCCGATGAGGGAGGCACTGCGGGCGCGAGCCACGGTGGGGGAGGTGTGTGATGCGTTGCGGGGGGTGTGGGGGACGTATGTGCCGACGAATGCGTTCTAG
- a CDS encoding gluconokinase, translated as MSTPHVIVVMGVAGTGKTTIGPLVAAALGVPYAEGDDFHPPANIAKMSAGTPLDDHDRGPWLDAIGAWAHDRAGRGGVVSSSALKRAYRDRLRAAAPEAVFLHLTGDRALIERRMAERKGHFMPAALLDSQFATLEPLGADEAGVAVDVSGTPEEVAGRAVAALRRREQAG; from the coding sequence ATGAGCACGCCCCACGTCATCGTCGTGATGGGAGTGGCCGGCACCGGGAAGACGACCATCGGCCCGCTGGTGGCCGCGGCCCTCGGCGTCCCCTACGCCGAGGGCGACGACTTCCACCCCCCGGCCAACATCGCCAAGATGTCGGCGGGCACCCCGCTGGACGACCACGACCGCGGCCCCTGGCTGGACGCGATCGGCGCCTGGGCGCACGACCGGGCCGGCCGCGGCGGAGTGGTCAGCAGCTCCGCCCTCAAGCGCGCCTACCGCGACCGGCTGCGCGCGGCCGCGCCCGAAGCCGTCTTTCTGCATCTCACCGGCGACCGCGCGCTGATCGAGCGGCGCATGGCCGAGCGCAAGGGCCACTTCATGCCGGCCGCCCTGCTGGACTCCCAGTTCGCCACGCTCGAACCGCTCGGCGCCGACGAGGCCGGCGTCGCGGTGGATGTCTCCGGGACGCCGGAGGAGGTCGCCGGACGGGCGGTGGCCGCGCTGCGCCGGCGGGAGCAGGCCGGCTAG
- a CDS encoding FadR/GntR family transcriptional regulator, with translation MENEGPLENEGKGLHARVLESLGPAITAGDHPPGTVLRTDELEQRFDVSRTVIREAIRVLESMRLVASRRRVGVTVRPAEEWNVYDPRVIGWRLAGPDRPRQLRSLTVLRSAVEPVAAGLAAQHATPAQCAELTEHAMGMVATSRGRQLDAYLVHDVAFHRVVLTASGNEMFARLGDVVAAVLTGRTQHHVMFTDPDPAAVTLHVQVAEAVRTGDAERAESLTREITLGAMAELDVLAP, from the coding sequence ATGGAGAACGAGGGGCCCTTGGAGAACGAGGGGAAGGGGCTGCACGCCCGCGTGCTGGAGTCCCTGGGGCCCGCGATCACCGCGGGCGACCACCCTCCGGGCACGGTCCTGCGGACGGACGAGCTGGAGCAGCGCTTCGATGTCTCCCGCACGGTCATCCGTGAGGCGATCCGGGTCCTGGAGTCCATGCGGCTGGTCGCCTCCCGGCGCCGGGTCGGGGTGACCGTCCGCCCGGCCGAGGAGTGGAACGTCTACGACCCGCGGGTGATCGGCTGGCGGCTGGCCGGCCCGGACCGCCCCCGCCAGCTGCGCTCGCTGACCGTTCTGCGCTCGGCCGTCGAACCGGTCGCCGCGGGCCTCGCCGCCCAGCACGCCACCCCCGCCCAGTGCGCCGAACTCACCGAACACGCCATGGGGATGGTGGCCACCTCACGCGGCCGGCAGCTCGACGCGTACCTCGTGCACGACGTGGCCTTCCACCGGGTGGTGCTCACCGCGTCCGGCAACGAGATGTTCGCCCGGCTCGGCGATGTGGTCGCGGCCGTACTGACCGGCCGCACCCAGCACCATGTGATGTTCACGGACCCCGACCCGGCCGCGGTCACCCTGCACGTCCAGGTCGCGGAGGCGGTACGCACGGGGGACGCGGAACGGGCGGAGTCGCTGACGCGGGAGATCACACTGGGGGCGATGGCGGAACTGGACGTGCTGGCGCCGTAA
- a CDS encoding GntT/GntP/DsdX family permease, giving the protein MTHLSVEMLAADAAEPITSAGHAQLGIAVLAGIAVIVLLITKFKLHAFLSLIIGSLALGAIAGAPLDKAIAGFSTGLGATVAGTGVLIALGAVLGKLLADSGGADQIVDTILAKASRGAMPWAMVLIAGIVGLPLFFEVGIVLLIPVVLLVAKRGNFSLMRIGIPALTGLSVMHGLIPPHPGPLVALDAVGANLGITLALGVVVAIPTAIVAGPVFSRYAARWVDIQPPQKLVPERASDDLEKRPGFTVTVATVLLPVVMMLAKALVDIVIEDPENTTQRVFDVVGSPLVALLTAVIVAMFTLGRAAGFSKGRIATTVEKSLGPIAGVLLIVGAGGGFKQTLVDAGVGQMILEISKHWNISTLLLAWLIAVAIRLATGSATVATISAAGLVAPLAADMSTPHGALLVLAIGSGSLFFSHVNDAGFWMVKEYFGMSVGRTLKTWSVMETLISVVGIVCVLLLSLVV; this is encoded by the coding sequence GTGACACATCTCAGCGTCGAGATGCTCGCAGCGGATGCGGCCGAGCCCATCACCTCGGCCGGTCATGCGCAGCTGGGCATCGCCGTTCTGGCCGGCATCGCCGTCATCGTCCTGCTCATCACCAAGTTCAAGCTCCACGCCTTTCTGTCGCTGATCATCGGCTCGCTGGCGCTCGGCGCGATCGCCGGCGCGCCCCTCGACAAGGCGATAGCCGGCTTCTCGACCGGACTCGGCGCCACCGTCGCCGGCACCGGCGTACTGATCGCGCTCGGCGCCGTCCTCGGCAAGCTGCTCGCCGACTCCGGCGGCGCGGACCAGATCGTCGACACGATCCTCGCGAAGGCGAGCCGGGGTGCCATGCCCTGGGCGATGGTGCTGATCGCCGGAATCGTCGGCCTGCCGCTCTTCTTCGAAGTGGGGATCGTCCTCCTCATCCCCGTCGTGCTGCTGGTCGCCAAACGCGGCAACTTCTCCCTGATGCGCATCGGCATCCCGGCGCTCACCGGACTGTCCGTCATGCACGGTCTCATTCCGCCGCACCCCGGTCCGCTTGTCGCTCTCGACGCGGTCGGCGCGAACCTCGGCATCACCCTCGCGCTGGGCGTGGTCGTCGCCATCCCGACCGCGATCGTCGCGGGCCCGGTCTTCTCCCGTTACGCGGCCCGCTGGGTGGACATCCAGCCGCCGCAGAAGCTGGTCCCCGAGCGCGCTTCCGACGACCTCGAAAAGCGCCCCGGTTTCACCGTCACTGTCGCGACCGTTCTCCTGCCGGTCGTGATGATGCTGGCCAAGGCACTGGTGGACATCGTCATCGAGGACCCGGAGAACACCACCCAGAGAGTCTTCGACGTCGTCGGCTCCCCGCTCGTCGCCCTCCTCACCGCCGTCATCGTCGCGATGTTCACGCTGGGCCGGGCGGCCGGTTTCAGCAAGGGCCGGATCGCCACGACCGTCGAGAAGTCGCTCGGCCCGATCGCCGGTGTGCTGCTGATCGTCGGCGCGGGCGGCGGTTTCAAGCAGACGCTGGTGGACGCGGGTGTCGGCCAGATGATCCTGGAGATCTCCAAGCACTGGAACATCTCCACCCTGCTGCTGGCCTGGCTGATCGCGGTCGCCATCCGCCTCGCGACCGGCTCCGCCACGGTGGCCACCATCTCCGCCGCCGGCCTGGTCGCCCCGCTCGCCGCCGATATGAGCACCCCGCACGGCGCCCTGCTGGTCCTGGCCATCGGCTCCGGCTCGTTGTTCTTCAGCCATGTCAACGACGCCGGGTTCTGGATGGTCAAGGAGTACTTCGGCATGAGCGTCGGCCGGACGCTGAAGACGTGGTCGGTGATGGAGACGCTGATCTCGGTCGTGGGGATTGTGTGCGTGCTGTTGTTGTCGTTGGTGGTCTGA
- a CDS encoding DUF397 domain-containing protein, protein MTELDWQRSSFCGGGGNNCVEVAVTGDGAAVRESDAPARGIEAGRGALRGLIVGVKAGPLGERTR, encoded by the coding sequence ATGACCGAACTCGATTGGCAGCGCTCATCGTTCTGTGGCGGTGGGGGCAACAACTGCGTCGAGGTGGCCGTGACCGGCGACGGCGCAGCCGTCCGGGAGAGCGACGCCCCGGCTCGGGGCATCGAAGCCGGTCGGGGTGCGCTGCGCGGCCTGATCGTCGGTGTGAAGGCGGGTCCGCTCGGGGAGCGGACCCGCTGA